GTTGTTCCACGACTGGATCGACTCCGACGGGCTGTCCCCCGAGGCTGCGGCCATGCTGACCGAGCAGCCGGTCCGGCCGCCCAAGCGGGTCCGGCCGACCGACGAGGCACGCAAGCTCTACCGCGAGCTGGCACGTAAGGCTCACCCGGATCTGGCCCAGGACGAGAAGGAACGGGCCCGCCGGGACGAGTTCATCACCCGCGTCAACGCCGCATACGGGCGCGGGGACGAGGCGCTGCTCAAGGAACTGGCCCAGGAGTGGGCGGCCGGGCCGGTCCTGCCCCAGGCGGAGCTCAGCGAGGCCGACGAGCTCTACGCCCGGCTGAACTGGCTGACCCAGCGCAAGGAACTGCTGACCGTGCTCGCCCAGGAGCTGGAGCAGAGCGCGATCGGCGCCATGCTGCGGATGGCGCCGGATGATCCCGATCACCTGCTGGAAGAGATCGCCGAGCAGTTGCTGGGCGAGGTCTCACAGCGTGAGACCGAGTTGGCGGGCCTGGTGCAGTAGCGTTTCCGGTGACTTCGGTGCGCACTTACGAGAGAAGGCATGACCCATGAATTTCGCCCCGCTTCCCGCGGTCGACGTCACGGCGGTGCCGGCGGACGGCCTCGTGCTGGACGTCCGGGAGGACGACGAATGGGCGGCCGGGCATGTCGACGGCGCCCTGCACATTCCGATGAGTGGCTTCGTGGGCCGCTTCGGTGAGCTGACCGAGGCGGTGGAGGACGGTCGGCGCGTGCACGTGATGTGCCGGGTCGGCGGCCGGTCCGCCCAGGTCACCCAGTATCTGGTGCAGCAGGGCATCGATGCCGTGAACATCGAAGGCGGCATGCTCGCCTGGGATGGTGCGGGACG
This genomic interval from Streptomyces sp. NBC_00464 contains the following:
- a CDS encoding J domain-containing protein; translated protein: MTHEAPGVPTTRNDDARQDDALQDEQPGSPAETPADGGDGAAGAAAAGADAGASAAGETTGQARPEARLAHAVRVAEQALIEFEIAVETFRVEVENFSRLHHQRLGPMYARLDELDAQIAEARAARTGDPEDLRKAQDARSIVMPMPGIDELFHDWIDSDGLSPEAAAMLTEQPVRPPKRVRPTDEARKLYRELARKAHPDLAQDEKERARRDEFITRVNAAYGRGDEALLKELAQEWAAGPVLPQAELSEADELYARLNWLTQRKELLTVLAQELEQSAIGAMLRMAPDDPDHLLEEIAEQLLGEVSQRETELAGLVQ
- a CDS encoding rhodanese-like domain-containing protein gives rise to the protein MNFAPLPAVDVTAVPADGLVLDVREDDEWAAGHVDGALHIPMSGFVGRFGELTEAVEDGRRVHVMCRVGGRSAQVTQYLVQQGIDAVNIEGGMLAWDGAGRPMVTDNGAPAFVV